In Papaver somniferum cultivar HN1 unplaced genomic scaffold, ASM357369v1 unplaced-scaffold_114, whole genome shotgun sequence, a genomic segment contains:
- the LOC113328848 gene encoding disease resistance protein RPM1-like produces the protein MGELPWMRKYLHDADARHTMDDGPEIQQIIEIIHKAEDIIDDFFFQRRIKRRPVVEELNVVGMVDSIKQVTSLLIPPNSSSSLGDHNKQRRMVISIVGMGGLGKTTVATNIYKSKNTERYFDVSAWVYVSQEFRVVDLLCSIIGQVTRNSYHNINEKDEGVLRVMLYNYLEERRHKRILVTTRSLEVARFADPSHDNIHVLRLLDSGERGILLIKDKTLAAWSKVHDSVNWELTHGEKSYLCSGILAFSYYDMPYYLKPCFMNTGLFPEDHEIRASKLFHLWIAEWFVQREGEKTLEDTAEDYLEELIHRSLIKIERRRYDGRVKTCRIHDLLRDLANAKSKKLRFLQRFQIANSAGLSRAVWMTLIIKGKCIFMPDIWSLHQLRHLDVDFTFSEEHRVLSNRHLVIDNLTNLQTLSISNGFWINDVRWDRLKMLRKFSITTFGQHRFRKEFVDSIAAVRSLQSLKLMFGKEIQIATQLAKNTNLTKLYLRGPLPKFSFPSNLVKLILSSSDRSDTDLMEVLRKLTRFKFLEFRPLSYTARTMTFSAGLFVRLQSLEIAGFPDLCELIMEDGSLISLTHLVIRSCGLLRKLPERIEQLQLQVLQLNNMHPRLTDRLKENVGENWDQIKHISSVVITQ, from the exons ATGGGCGAGCTACCATGGATGCGTAAGTACCTCCATGATGCAGATGCAAGGCATACCATGGATGATGGTCCAGAGATACAACAAATAATAGAAATAATCCACAAGGCCGAAGATATCATAGATGATTTCTTCTTCCAG CGAAGAATAAAGAGACGTCCTGTTGTTGAGGAGCTGAATGTGGTGGGGATGGTAGATAGCATCAAACAAGTAACATCATTACTTATTCCGCCAAACTCGTCATCATCTTTAGGAGATCATAACAAACAACGGCGCATGGTGATCTCTATCGTTGGGATGGGTGGCCTGGGAAAAACTACTGTTGCTACAAATATCTATAAGAGTAAAAATACTGAGCGATACTTTGATGTCTCTGCTTGGGTTTATGTTTCTCAGGAGTTTAGGGTTGTCGATCTCCTATGTAGTATTATAGGACAAGTTACAAGGAATAGCTATCACAATATCAATGAAAAGGACGAGGGGGTGTTGAGGGTGATGCTTTACAATTACTTGGAGGAACGTCGTCACAAAAG AATACTGGTAACCACTCGCAGTTTAGAAGTTGCTAGATTTGCTGATCCCTCACATGATAATATCCATGTATTGCGGCTTCTAGACAGTGGAGAGA GAGGGATATTATTGATCAAAGACAAGACACTAGCCGCATGGTCTAAAGTACATGATAGTGTAAACTGGGAACTAACACATGGTGAGAAGTCTTACTTGTGCTCTGGAATCTTGGCCTTCAGTTACTATGACATGCCTTATTACCTGAAGCCTTGCTTTATGAATACTGGTCTTTTTCCCGAGGATCATGAGATACGCGCATCCAAGTTGTTTCATTTATGGATCGCAGAGTGGTTTGTCCAAAGGGAAGGGGAAAAAACACTGGAAGACACTGCAGAGGATTACTTGGAAGAATTGATCCACAGAAGCCTGATTAAGATTGAGAGGAGGAGGTATGACGGAAGAGTAAAAACTTGTCGTATACATGATCTACTTCGTGATCTTGCCAATGCAAAATCTAAAAAGCTTCGCTTTCTTCAA AGATTCCAAATTGCTAACAGTGCTGGATTATCGAGAGCAGTATGGATG ACTTTAATAATAAAAGGAAAGTGCATATTCATGCCGGACATTTGGAGTTTGCATCAACTACGGCATCTGGACGTTGATTTCACATTCTCAGAAGAGCATAGAGTTCTGTCTAATCGTCACCTGGTGATTGATAACTTAACAAATCTCCAAACATTATCGATTTCTAATGGGTTTTGGATAAATGATGTCAGGTGGGACAGATTGAAGATGCTCAGAAAGTTTTCCATAACTACTTTTGGCCAACATCGATTCAGAAAAGAATTCGTTGATTCCATAGCCGCAGTCCGCAGCCTCCAATCTCTTAAGCTAATGtttggaaaagaaatacaaatagCGACGCAGTTAGCGAAGAATACCAATCTCACTAAGTTGTATCTACGAGGACCACTACCAAAGTTTTCGTTCCCATCTAACCTCGTCAAGCTGATTTTGTCCTCGTCAGACAGATCGGATACAGATTTAATGGAGGTTCTAAGAAAGCTTACCCGCTTCAAATTTCTAGAGTTCCGTCCTCTTTCGTACACTGCAAGGACAATGACCTTCTCAGCAGGATTATTTGTCAGGCTTCAGTCCTTGGAGATTGCAGGTTTCCCTGATTTATGTGAGTTGATAATGGAGGATGGATCATTGATTAGCTTAACTCACCTTGTAATTCGCAGTTGTGGGTTGTTGCGGAAACTTCCCGAGAGAATAGAACAGCTGCAACTTCAAGTACTACAACTAAATAACATGCATCCTCGACTCACTGACAGATTAAAAGAGAATGTGGGAGAGAATTGGGACCAAATTAAGCACATATCCTCAGTCGTCATCACACAGTAG